Proteins from one Capricornis sumatraensis isolate serow.1 chromosome 2, serow.2, whole genome shotgun sequence genomic window:
- the TEX38 gene encoding testis-expressed protein 38, producing MDSQREDLSLPGVWVSLYFGFLGLCSVLTGSCILFLHWRKNLRREERAQEWVEVMRAATFTYSPLLYWINKRRHYGMNTAINTGPPPAATKTATDAQNSDRPWELDVPESRSCAAQDSSPKVEAPSPLHPAVQLAPQQPLPSSPVPRPWASSPLPIPIFQEVPFALSLCNLPPMLNHSVSYPLATCPQRTVHFSSLPTMAQGDHCLNAKSFASEL from the exons ATGGATTCCCAAAGGGAGGACCTCAGCCTCCCTGGTG TGTGGGTGTCACTGTACTTTGGATTCCTGGGCCTGTGTTCTGTGTTAACTGGCAGCTGCATTCTCTTTCTTCACTGGAGGAAGAACTTGCGGCGGGAAGAGCGTGCCCAGGAGTGGGTGGAGGTGATGAGAGCAGCCACGTTCACCTACAGCCCGCTGTTGTACTGGATTAACAAGCGACGGCACTATGGTATGAACACAGCTATCAACACTGGCCCTCCCCCTGCTGCCACCAAGACTGCGACTGACGCCCAGAATTCAGATCGCCCCTGGGAACTGGATGTCCCTGAGAGCAGGAGCTGTGCTGCTCAAGACAGCAGCCCCAAGGTGgaggcccccagccccctgcatccTGCAGTGCAGCTGGCACCACAGCAGCCCCTACCTTCTTCCCCAGTGCCGCGGCCCTGGGCCAGCTCCCCACTCCCAATTCCCATCTTTCAGGAGGTGCCCTTTGCCCTCTCCCTGTGTAACCTACCCCCGATGCTGAACCACTCGGTCTCCTACCCTTTGGCCACCTGTCCTCAAAGGACTGTCCACTTCAGCTCCCTCCCCACAATGGCCCAAGGGGACCACTGCTTGAATGCCAAGTCCTTTGCTTCAGAACTGTAG